A genomic segment from Sorangium aterium encodes:
- the rplK gene encoding 50S ribosomal protein L11 — MAKKVTGYVKLQLPAGKANPSPPVGPALGQHGVNIMAFCKDFNSRTAAQGDMIIPVVITVYSDRSFTFIMKTPPASVLLKKAAGLETKKKPGAGSKEPNKVKVGKVTQKQLQELAQLKMQDMNTTNLESAMRSMAGTARSMGIDVVD, encoded by the coding sequence ATGGCGAAGAAAGTCACAGGGTACGTGAAGCTGCAGCTTCCGGCGGGCAAGGCCAACCCGTCGCCCCCCGTCGGTCCGGCGCTCGGCCAGCACGGCGTCAACATCATGGCGTTCTGCAAGGACTTCAACTCGCGGACGGCGGCGCAGGGGGACATGATCATCCCGGTGGTGATCACGGTCTACTCGGACCGCTCGTTCACGTTCATCATGAAGACGCCGCCGGCCTCCGTGCTCCTCAAGAAGGCGGCGGGGCTCGAGACGAAGAAGAAGCCGGGCGCGGGCTCCAAGGAGCCCAACAAGGTCAAGGTGGGCAAGGTCACGCAGAAGCAGCTGCAGGAGCTTGCCCAGCTCAAGATGCAGGACATGAACACGACCAACCTCGAGTCCGCGATGCGCAGCATGGCGGGCACGGCGCGCTCGATGGGCATCGACGTCGTCGACTGA
- the nusG gene encoding transcription termination/antitermination protein NusG, producing MAKKWYVIHTYSGYEAKVRDALQQRVKQYSLEDRFGEILIPSETVTENRPGGKTRVRQKLSLPGYIFVEMEMNEQVWHLVKDTPKVTGFIGNQTPQEVPIVQIDNLRRGIVEGAVKPKPRLTFEVGEEVRVLDGAFANFTGTVDDVKMDKQKLKVKVSIFGRPTSVELDFSAVEKR from the coding sequence ATGGCCAAGAAGTGGTACGTCATCCATACCTACTCGGGATACGAGGCGAAGGTGCGCGACGCGCTCCAGCAGCGCGTGAAGCAGTACAGCCTGGAAGATCGGTTTGGCGAGATCCTCATCCCGAGCGAGACGGTCACGGAGAACCGTCCCGGCGGTAAGACCCGCGTGCGTCAGAAGCTCAGCCTGCCCGGCTACATCTTCGTGGAGATGGAGATGAACGAGCAGGTCTGGCACCTGGTCAAGGACACCCCCAAGGTGACCGGCTTCATCGGCAACCAGACGCCGCAGGAGGTCCCGATCGTTCAGATCGACAATCTCCGGCGGGGGATCGTCGAAGGGGCGGTCAAGCCGAAGCCGCGGCTCACGTTCGAGGTGGGTGAGGAGGTGCGGGTCCTCGATGGCGCCTTCGCGAACTTCACCGGCACGGTCGACGACGTGAAGATGGACAAGCAGAAGCTCAAGGTGAAGGTCAGCATCTTCGGCCGACCCACCAGCGTGGAGCTCGACTTCTCAGCCGTGGAGAAGCGCTAG
- the rpoB gene encoding DNA-directed RNA polymerase subunit beta: MPSVVQSNFRVRKNLGRVRRIIDVPNLIDIQKSSYDKFLQMSVPPNEREEVGLQAVFRSVFPIKDFNGTSELVFVSYNLEPPKYDVDECRQRGMTYSAPIKVTNQLMIYDTRDGGERIVRDIKEQEVYFGELPLMTETGTFIINGTERVVVSQLHRSPGVFFDHDKGKTHSSGKLLYSARVIPYRGSWLDFEFDPKDIIYVRIDRRRKMHATVLLRALGYSTQDLLNYFYSTETVYLEKGGKYAKSIEYDLLAGQRTTRDIKIGNDVIVKKNTKFTRAAIRKMKEAKLERLSLEPEELVGKVAAHDIVDPETGEVVVEVNEELTEAKLERLRDANIEQFRILFIDGLNVGSYLRDTLLTDKVKTMEDSILEIYRRLRPGDPPTLETAKTLFHNLFFNAERYDLSKVGRLKLNYKFYRDVPEDERPGLDLTVLTPQDILETVRHLIELKNGRGSVDDIDHLGNRRVRAVGELMENQYRIGLVRMERAIKERMSMSQEIDTLMPHDLINAKPVSAVVKEYFGSSQLSQFMDQTNPLSEVTHKRRLSALGPGGLTRERAGFEVRDVHATHYGRICPIETPEGPNIGLIASLSTFARVNEFGFVETPYRKVENGRVTEDVIWLSALEEEGKYIAQATVNLDEGGRFKESLVSARYNGEFKIVTPEMVELMDVAPNQMVSVAAALVPFLEHDDANRALMGANMQRQAVPLVQSHAPLVGTGMEERLARDSGVCVIARRPGVVESVDATRIVVRAEGEGAEVPDIYHLMKFQRSNQSTCYTQKPVVRTGEVVKKGDVLADGPSTDMGELALGQNVLVAFMPWQGYNFEDSILVSERIAKDDVFTSIHIEEFECVARDTKLGKEEITRDIPNVGEEALKDLDDSGIVRIGAEVRPGDILVGKITPKGETQLSPEEKLLRAIFGEKAGDVRDSSLKVPPGVGGIVINARVFSRKGTEKDDRARDIEDQERARIERTRDEEIKILRDSFFRRIRELLLGKEATGKLVDDKGKVLFQKGAIIDEPSLAEIPRKYWGEIPVDDAERVQQILRDLEELVRTREEHFRDKIDRLSKGDELPPGVIKMVKVYIAIKRKLQVGDKMAGRHGNKGVISRILPEEDMPYLQDGRPVDLVLNPLGVPSRMNVGQILEIHLGWGAFELGNQLQRMIEQQRASAEIKEHLKAIYAGDETMNGFFDNLDDGDVKRFVKTVDEGVFMGSPVFDGAHESDIKGALDLAGLPTSGQAILFDGRTGDAFDQNVTVGIMYMLKLHHLVDDKIHARSIGPYSLVTQQPLGGKAQFGGQRLGEMEVWAMEAYGAAYALQEFLTVKSDDVMGRTRMYEAIVKGDYTLEAGLPESFNVLIKELQSLCLNVELVETSAGVEASAAEEEE; encoded by the coding sequence ATGCCGTCGGTCGTCCAATCCAACTTCCGCGTCCGTAAGAACCTGGGTCGCGTTCGTCGCATCATCGACGTCCCCAACCTGATCGACATCCAGAAGTCGAGCTACGACAAATTCCTCCAGATGAGCGTTCCGCCGAACGAGCGGGAGGAGGTCGGGCTGCAGGCGGTGTTCCGCTCGGTCTTCCCGATCAAAGACTTCAACGGCACGAGCGAGCTCGTCTTCGTCTCGTACAACCTCGAGCCGCCGAAGTACGACGTCGATGAGTGCCGCCAGCGCGGCATGACCTACTCGGCGCCGATCAAGGTCACGAACCAGCTGATGATCTACGACACCCGCGACGGCGGGGAGCGGATCGTGCGCGACATCAAGGAGCAGGAGGTCTACTTCGGCGAGCTCCCGCTGATGACCGAGACGGGCACGTTCATCATCAACGGCACCGAGCGCGTCGTCGTCAGCCAGCTGCACCGGAGCCCCGGCGTCTTCTTCGATCACGACAAGGGCAAGACGCACTCCAGCGGCAAGCTGCTCTACTCCGCGCGCGTGATCCCGTACCGCGGCTCGTGGCTCGACTTCGAGTTCGACCCGAAGGACATCATCTATGTTCGCATCGATCGCCGGCGGAAGATGCACGCCACGGTGCTCCTGCGCGCGCTCGGGTACTCGACCCAGGACCTGCTGAACTACTTCTACTCGACCGAGACCGTGTACCTCGAGAAGGGTGGCAAGTACGCGAAGAGCATCGAGTACGATCTCCTCGCCGGTCAGCGGACGACGCGCGACATCAAGATCGGCAACGACGTCATCGTCAAGAAGAACACCAAGTTCACCCGCGCTGCCATCCGGAAGATGAAGGAGGCGAAGCTCGAGCGGCTCAGCCTCGAGCCGGAGGAGCTCGTCGGGAAGGTCGCGGCGCACGACATCGTCGACCCGGAGACCGGCGAGGTCGTGGTCGAGGTGAACGAGGAGCTCACCGAGGCGAAGCTCGAGCGGCTGCGCGACGCGAACATCGAGCAGTTCCGCATCCTCTTCATCGACGGCCTGAACGTCGGCTCGTACCTCCGCGACACGCTGCTCACCGACAAGGTGAAGACGATGGAGGACTCGATCCTGGAGATCTACCGGCGGCTGCGGCCGGGCGATCCGCCGACGCTCGAGACCGCCAAGACCCTGTTCCACAACCTGTTCTTCAACGCCGAGCGCTATGACCTGTCGAAGGTCGGCCGGCTGAAGCTGAACTACAAGTTCTACCGGGATGTCCCCGAGGACGAGCGGCCGGGTCTCGATCTCACGGTGCTCACGCCCCAGGACATCCTGGAGACCGTGCGCCACCTGATCGAGCTCAAGAACGGGCGCGGCTCGGTCGACGACATCGACCACCTCGGTAACCGCCGCGTGCGCGCGGTCGGCGAGCTGATGGAGAACCAGTACCGCATCGGCCTCGTCCGCATGGAGCGCGCGATCAAGGAGCGCATGAGCATGTCGCAGGAGATCGACACGCTCATGCCCCACGATCTGATCAACGCGAAGCCGGTCAGCGCGGTCGTGAAGGAGTACTTCGGGAGCTCCCAGCTCTCGCAGTTCATGGACCAGACCAACCCGCTCTCGGAGGTCACCCACAAGCGCCGCCTCTCGGCGCTCGGCCCGGGCGGCCTGACCCGCGAGCGGGCCGGCTTCGAGGTGCGCGACGTCCACGCGACCCACTACGGCCGTATCTGCCCGATCGAGACGCCGGAAGGGCCGAACATCGGCCTCATCGCCTCGCTGTCGACGTTCGCCCGCGTGAACGAGTTCGGGTTCGTCGAGACGCCGTACCGGAAGGTCGAGAACGGCCGGGTGACCGAGGACGTGATCTGGCTCTCCGCGCTCGAAGAGGAGGGCAAGTACATCGCGCAGGCGACCGTGAACCTCGACGAGGGCGGTCGCTTCAAGGAGTCGTTGGTCTCGGCCCGCTACAACGGCGAGTTCAAGATCGTCACGCCCGAGATGGTCGAGCTGATGGACGTCGCGCCGAACCAGATGGTGTCGGTCGCCGCCGCGCTCGTGCCGTTCCTCGAGCACGACGACGCGAACCGCGCGCTCATGGGCGCCAACATGCAGCGTCAGGCCGTGCCCCTCGTGCAGTCGCACGCGCCCCTCGTCGGCACCGGCATGGAGGAGCGGCTCGCCCGCGACTCCGGCGTCTGCGTCATCGCGCGGCGCCCCGGGGTCGTCGAGAGCGTCGACGCGACGCGCATCGTCGTCCGCGCCGAGGGCGAGGGCGCCGAGGTGCCCGATATCTACCACCTCATGAAGTTCCAGCGCTCGAACCAGTCGACCTGCTACACGCAGAAGCCGGTCGTCAGGACGGGCGAGGTGGTGAAGAAGGGCGACGTGCTCGCCGACGGCCCGTCGACGGACATGGGCGAGCTCGCGCTCGGCCAGAACGTGCTCGTCGCGTTCATGCCGTGGCAGGGCTACAACTTCGAGGACTCGATCCTTGTCTCCGAGCGCATCGCCAAGGACGACGTGTTCACCTCGATCCACATCGAGGAGTTCGAGTGCGTCGCCCGCGACACGAAGCTCGGCAAGGAGGAGATCACCCGCGACATCCCGAACGTCGGCGAGGAGGCGCTCAAGGACCTCGACGACTCCGGCATCGTGCGCATCGGGGCCGAGGTGCGGCCGGGCGACATCCTGGTCGGCAAGATCACGCCGAAGGGCGAGACCCAGCTCTCCCCCGAGGAGAAGCTGCTCAGGGCGATCTTCGGCGAGAAGGCCGGCGACGTCCGCGACAGCTCGCTCAAGGTGCCGCCCGGCGTCGGCGGGATCGTCATCAACGCTCGCGTGTTCTCCCGCAAGGGGACCGAGAAGGACGACCGCGCGCGGGACATCGAGGATCAGGAGCGGGCCAGGATCGAGCGGACGCGCGACGAGGAGATCAAGATCCTCCGCGACTCGTTCTTCCGCCGCATCCGCGAGCTCCTCCTCGGCAAGGAGGCGACGGGCAAGCTCGTCGACGACAAGGGCAAGGTGCTCTTCCAGAAGGGCGCCATCATCGACGAGCCCTCGCTCGCCGAGATCCCCCGCAAGTACTGGGGGGAGATCCCCGTCGACGACGCCGAGCGGGTCCAGCAGATCCTGCGCGACCTCGAGGAGCTCGTCCGCACGCGCGAGGAGCACTTCCGCGACAAGATCGATCGCCTCTCCAAGGGCGATGAGCTGCCGCCGGGCGTCATCAAGATGGTGAAGGTCTATATCGCCATCAAGCGCAAGCTCCAGGTCGGCGACAAGATGGCGGGCCGCCACGGCAACAAGGGCGTCATCAGCCGCATCCTCCCCGAGGAGGACATGCCGTATCTGCAGGACGGCAGGCCGGTCGATCTCGTGCTGAACCCGCTCGGCGTGCCGAGCCGCATGAACGTCGGCCAGATCCTCGAGATCCACCTCGGGTGGGGCGCCTTCGAGCTCGGCAACCAGCTGCAGCGGATGATCGAGCAGCAGCGGGCGAGCGCCGAGATCAAGGAGCACCTGAAGGCCATCTATGCGGGCGACGAGACGATGAACGGCTTCTTCGACAACCTCGATGACGGCGACGTCAAGCGCTTCGTCAAGACGGTCGACGAGGGCGTGTTCATGGGATCGCCGGTGTTCGACGGCGCGCACGAGTCGGACATCAAGGGCGCCCTCGATCTCGCGGGTCTCCCGACCTCGGGTCAGGCGATCCTCTTCGACGGGCGCACGGGCGACGCGTTCGATCAGAACGTCACGGTGGGCATCATGTACATGCTGAAGCTCCACCACCTGGTCGACGACAAGATCCACGCTCGCTCGATCGGACCGTACTCGCTCGTCACGCAGCAGCCCCTCGGCGGCAAGGCGCAGTTCGGCGGGCAGCGGCTCGGCGAGATGGAGGTCTGGGCGATGGAGGCCTACGGCGCGGCCTACGCGCTGCAGGAGTTCCTCACCGTGAAGAGCGACGACGTGATGGGCCGCACCCGGATGTACGAGGCCATCGTGAAGGGGGACTACACCCTGGAGGCGGGGCTGCCGGAGAGCTTCAACGTGCTCATCAAGGAGCTCCAGTCGCTGTGCCTGAACGTCGAGCTGGTCGAGACGAGCGCGGGCGTGGAGGCGTCGGCCGCGGAGGAAGAGGAGTGA
- the rplA gene encoding 50S ribosomal protein L1 yields the protein MPKVAKKKVAARAVVDRARKYTLQEACALVKQAAPAKFDETVDLAVRLGVNPRHADQMVRGAVVLPHGTGQSLRVLVFAKGEKAKEAEAAGADFVGEADLVNKVQEGFMDFDRVIATPDMMGLVGKLGRILGPRGLMPNPKVGTVTFDVKTAVSEAKAGKVEYRVEKAGIVHARIGKVSFAENALHVNADALIQALVRAKPATAKGIYLRSITLSSTMGPGVRIDPVHFIGKTEEA from the coding sequence GTGCCGAAAGTCGCCAAAAAGAAAGTCGCAGCGCGGGCAGTCGTCGACCGCGCGCGAAAGTACACATTGCAGGAGGCGTGCGCGCTCGTGAAGCAAGCGGCGCCCGCCAAGTTCGACGAGACGGTGGACCTCGCGGTCCGGCTGGGCGTCAACCCGCGGCACGCAGACCAGATGGTCCGCGGCGCCGTCGTGCTGCCGCATGGGACGGGGCAGTCGCTCCGGGTCCTGGTCTTCGCCAAGGGTGAGAAGGCCAAGGAGGCCGAGGCGGCCGGCGCCGACTTTGTCGGCGAGGCGGATCTCGTGAACAAGGTCCAGGAAGGCTTCATGGACTTCGATCGCGTGATCGCCACGCCCGACATGATGGGTCTGGTGGGCAAGCTCGGCCGTATCCTCGGTCCGCGCGGCCTGATGCCGAACCCGAAGGTCGGGACCGTGACGTTCGACGTGAAGACGGCCGTCTCGGAGGCGAAGGCCGGCAAGGTGGAGTACCGCGTCGAGAAGGCGGGCATCGTGCACGCGCGGATCGGCAAGGTCTCCTTCGCGGAGAACGCGCTCCACGTGAACGCGGACGCGCTGATCCAGGCGCTCGTCCGGGCCAAGCCGGCGACGGCCAAGGGCATCTACCTCCGGAGCATCACGCTGTCTTCCACGATGGGCCCCGGGGTTCGCATCGACCCGGTCCACTTCATCGGCAAGACGGAGGAGGCGTAG
- the rplJ gene encoding 50S ribosomal protein L10, translating to MERSQKEVLIGSVRQKFERMSSAVFLDFKGMNVEAVTKLRDEFRKSGVEYRVVKNTLVRHAIKEHPWAKTLSKSLTGMTGVAWSYEDPSAAAKVVKAFRKDNQKLQIKAGLIEGQILSGDAVETQLATMPGKDELRATLLATLQAPLQQFVQQLNAPLQNFAYLLKAKEEEAGKQA from the coding sequence ATGGAACGGTCCCAGAAGGAAGTGCTGATCGGCTCCGTCCGGCAGAAGTTCGAGCGGATGTCTTCCGCGGTCTTCCTGGACTTCAAGGGGATGAACGTCGAGGCGGTCACCAAGCTTCGCGATGAGTTCCGGAAGTCCGGCGTGGAGTACCGGGTCGTGAAGAACACGCTCGTCCGCCACGCCATCAAGGAGCACCCCTGGGCGAAGACCCTCTCGAAGAGCCTGACCGGCATGACCGGCGTGGCCTGGAGCTACGAGGATCCGAGCGCGGCAGCCAAGGTCGTCAAGGCGTTCCGCAAGGACAACCAGAAGCTGCAGATCAAGGCGGGGCTCATCGAGGGGCAGATCCTCTCGGGCGACGCCGTCGAGACGCAGCTCGCGACGATGCCCGGCAAGGATGAGCTTCGTGCCACGCTGCTCGCGACGCTGCAGGCGCCGCTCCAGCAGTTCGTGCAGCAGCTCAACGCGCCTCTCCAGAATTTCGCCTATCTCTTGAAGGCGAAGGAAGAGGAAGCGGGCAAGCAGGCCTGA
- the rplL gene encoding 50S ribosomal protein L7/L12, whose protein sequence is MAEITREQVVDYLSNLPVIQIAELIKDLENKWGVKAAPAAVAVAAGPAAGAAPAEKAPEQTEFDVILANAGSNKIGVIKAIREITGLGLKEAKDLVEAAPKTVKEQVSKADAEEMKKKLVEAGATVELK, encoded by the coding sequence ATGGCTGAGATCACGCGCGAGCAGGTCGTCGATTACCTCTCCAACCTCCCTGTCATCCAGATCGCCGAGCTCATCAAGGACCTCGAGAACAAGTGGGGCGTCAAGGCTGCCCCCGCGGCCGTGGCCGTCGCCGCCGGCCCCGCGGCCGGCGCTGCTCCGGCCGAGAAGGCCCCGGAGCAGACCGAGTTCGACGTCATCCTTGCGAACGCCGGCAGCAACAAGATCGGCGTCATCAAGGCGATCCGCGAGATCACCGGTCTGGGCCTGAAGGAGGCGAAGGACCTGGTCGAGGCCGCGCCGAAGACCGTCAAGGAGCAGGTTTCCAAGGCGGACGCGGAGGAGATGAAGAAGAAGCTCGTCGAGGCAGGTGCTACCGTCGAGCTCAAGTAA